Genomic DNA from Haloplanus aerogenes:
CGGCCTCGACGAGCGCGAGCGAGTGATCCAAGACGAGACGTACGCCCTGCTCGACCGGTACGACCTCTACTCGGAGACTTCCGGAAGCGGGTTGCTCGACACCATCGCCAGCAGCGTCGGCGTCGAGGACGCCGATGGGACCGTCGGACGCCTCCTCTCCCGACTCGGCTGGCGGCCAGCACCGGATTTCGACGAGGATCTGTCCGGGCTCAGCGTCCGTCCAGAACCCATCTTGGTCGAGGAAGACGCCGACCATCTGTCGGAGTACCAGGTCGAGAAGCTGCTCTACTACCTCAAACGCGACTTCATCGGCTACGAGCGCATCGACGGCATCAAACACGACATCAACGTCGAGGACATCTCGTGTGACGGCTACCACTCGCCCGTCTTCGTCTACCACAGCGACCACGAGCAGATCATCTCCAACATCTACCACGGCGACGATGAACTCGACGACTTCGTCGTCAAACTCGCCCAGCGGTCGGGGAAAGGCATCAGCAAGCGCCGACCGCAGGTCGACGCCACCCTCCCGGACGGGTCCCGCGCGCAACTCACGCTCGGCAAGGAGGTGTCCGACCACGGCACCAACTACACCATCCGTCAGTTCAAGGACGTGCCGTTCACGCCCGTCGACCTCATCAACTGGAAGACGTTCTCGCTGGAGGAGATGGCGTACCTGTGGCTCGCCATCGAGAACAACAAGTCGCTGATCTTCGCCGGCGGGACGGCCTCCGGGAAGACGACCAGCCTGAACGCCGTCTCCCTCTTCATCCCCTCGAACTCCAAGATCGTCTCCATCGAGGACACCCGCGAGGTCGAACTCCCCCAGCGCAACTGGGTGGCCTCCGTCACCCGGCCCTCGTTCTCCGACGACGAACAGGGCGAGGTCGACGAGTTCGACCTGCTGGAGGCCGCACTCCGCCAACGGCCGGAGTACATCGTCATGGGTGAGATCCGTGGCGAGGAGGGGCGCACCCTCTTTCAGGTCATGTCGACCGGGCACACCACGCTGACGACCTTCCACGCCGACTCCGTGGGCGAGGTGCTCAAGCGGTTCACGACGGAACCGATCAACGTCTCCAAGACGATGTTCTCGGCGCTCGATCTGGTATCGATTCAGACCCAGACCAGAGTGGGGGGACGGAAGGTCCGCCGGAACAAGAACCTCACCGAGATCAACTTCTACGACGCGGAGAACGACGAGATCAACGTGCAGGACGTCTACCAGTGGCAGGCGGAGACCGACGAGTTCCTCCGGATGAGCAACTCCAACACGCTCGAAGAGATCCGGTTCGACCGCGGGTGGACCCGCCAGACGCTGGAGGAGGAACTGTTCAAGCGGGAGGTCGTCCTCGCCTACCTCATCGAGAACGGCCTCAACACCTACACGCAGGTCGCCGCGACGGTGCAGGCGTTCATCAACGACGAGGAGACGATCCTCGCGCTGATGGCCAACGATCAGCTCGAACGCAGTCTGGAGGACCTCCGCGAGATGGAGTCGGTCCTGATCGACATCGACCCGGAGAAGGAGGCGATGGTGCCCCGCCCCGATCCGAACGAGGAGGGGCTAGAGCTGTGTGCAGACCTCCTCGACCGGGCGGAGACGGAACTGTTCGAGGAGTACCGCGGGGAGTCGGTCCCGGGTATCGACACGGCGCTCATGGACATCGACCCGGCCGCGGACGTGACTCCCGAGGCTGGGGACGCGATGGCCGACGCCGGAATCGATGCCACGGTCGACGTGCCGTCCGCGACGGACGACGATGTCGACCGCGACGCGACCGGTGAAGCGGTCGATCTCGACGACGGCTCGTTGTTCGCCGACGATGCCGACGACGACACCGACGACGGCTCCCCGGTCGCGGACACCGACGACGAGTTCGGTATCACCTTCGACGACGGGCCGTCGGACGCGGCGACTGATCCGGGTGCGGGCGACTGGGGGGCGCCGGACGACGCCACGTCGGGCGAGTCGGCAGGTGAGGCGGATGCGGACGCCGACGCAGGATTCGATGTGGCCGACACCGACGCAGGATTCGATGCCGACCCGAACGCGGATGGAGACGACGGCGCGGATGGCGATTCCGACACCGAATCCTCTCCCGTCCCGGACGCGGGTGCCGACGCGTCGGAGACGGACGACATCGAGGCCAACGCGGCCGAGACGGACACGGACGACACGGACGACACGGACGACGCCGAGACGGACACCGACGACGCGGACGACACCGAAGCCGACATGGACGAGTGGGGGTTCGGTGACGTGACCGACGCGAACGCGGACGAGGAGGACTAATGAGTCTGGACACGGGGAGTGGGCTGGATCGGAGCGTCGACAGCCTCGGCGACCTGTTCTACCCGCTCTACCAGTGGCTCTTCGACGACGACGGCGACTTCGTGAGCGACGTGGAGACGAAACTGGTGCAGGCCCGGATGGCGACGACGGTCGAACTCTACCTCTCCCGAGCGCTCGCCGTCGGCGTCCTCCTCGGCGGCGTGCTGTGGGCGCTCGGGACGTTCGTCGGCTACAGCCTCTTCGCGTTCGGCATCGTCTCGCCGGATCTGTTCGAGACGGGTGCGCGGATTCCCAACGAGACGGTCGTCGCCATCATTGAGGCGATCAAGATCCCCGCCGCCATCGCCATCATCGGCCTCGTCATGGGGTCGTTCGGGCTGGTCACCGGGTTCGGGACGCTCGTCGCCATCCCGTACTCGCGGGCGTCGTCGCGGGAGCGCGAGATCAACATGTTGCTCTCGGACTCCATCTCGTTCATGTACGCCCTGTCGGTCGGGGGGCTGAACCAGCTAGAGATTCTGGAGGCGATGGCGCGAGCCGAGGACACGTACGGCGAGGTGGCCCGCGAGTTCCAGAGTATCGTTCAGGAGACGGAATACTTCGGCACCGACTACCGGAACGCCATCCAGGAACAGGCCATCGAGACGCCGAGTGACGACCTCTCGCAGTTCCTGACGGACATGCTCTCCATCGTCAACTCCGGCGGGAACATGCAGGCGTTCCTCTCGGACAAGAAGGACAAGCACATGCGGACGGCCAAACAGCAACAGGAGGTCACGCTTGACACGCTCGAACTGTTCGGCGAGATGTACATGACGCTCTCGCTCTTTCCCCTCCTGCTCATCATCATCCTCGTCATCATGAGCATGCTGGGCGAGGCGCAGACGATCATGCTCTACGCGACGGTGTACGCCCTCATCCCCCTGACCGGCGTGATGTTCATGGTGCTGGTGTCGACGGTGAAGCGGGACGAACCGGGCGACGGTTACCTCGACCCCGGTGGCGGCGACAGGGTGTCGCACACGGCCAACGAGGGTATGTTCCACCTCGGATTGATCGAGCATTACGTCGGCGAGTTCGGCATCTTCGACCGCATCAAGTCCCGCGAGGGAACCTTCCAGACCAAACAGCTCCTCCGGAATCCGCATCACTTCTTCCGGGACCACCCGGTGTTCACGCTGGCGCTAACCGCGCCGGCGGCACTGGTGCTGGTCGGCTTCGCGGCGGTCAGCGGCGCGGCGCCGACGACGTGGGGCGGCATGGTGCAGGCTCCCGTCTGGGGCACGTTCGTGTGGGTGTACGTTCCGCTCTACCTGGTTCTCATCCCCCTCGGGGTTTTCCACGAGTGGAACGTCCGCTCGCGCGCGGCGATCACCGGCAAGTTGTCCGACAACCTCCGGAAACTGTCGAGCGCGAACGACACGGGCCAGACCCTCCTGGAGTCGGTCAACACCGTCGCCGAAACCTCCTCGGGCAAACTGGCCGACGAGTTCGACGTGATTTACGCGAAGGTGAACTACGGGATGAGTCTGCGGGAGGCGCTCGTCGAGTTCAACAACAAATATCACATCCCGCGGCTGGCGCGGACGGTCAAACTCATCAGCAAGGCCCAGGAGGCGTCGAGTCAGATCACGCAGGTGCTGACCACCGCGGCGCAGGCCAGCGAGAATCAGGACGACATCGAACGAGAGCGGCGATCACGCACCCGGATGCAGGTGGCGATCATCCTGATGACGTATCTCACGCTGCTCGGCGTGATGGCCATCCTGAAGACGCAGTTCCTCGACGTGATGGCGGGGCTCACTCAGCAGGCCAGTAGCGGCGGGGGCAGCGGTTCCTCACAGTTCGGCGGTGGCATCGACACGCAACTCCTCTCACTGCTGTTCTTCCACGCAGTGACGCTACAAGCGATCCTGTCGGGGATCATCAGCGGCTACATCCGGACAGCCAAGCTGATGGCCGGGGTCAAGTTCGTGGTGATTCTCCAGACCATCGCGCTCGCCGTGTGGCTGGTGGTTGGATGACCGATCGCGCCCAGACCACCATCGACTTCGCCATCGGGACGAGCGTCTTCCTCATCACGGTCGCCTTCGTCGTGGCGTTCGTCCCCGGCATCTTCCAGCCGTTTGCCGAGGGTCCACAGGAGGAACTCGCCGGTATCGACCGGATCGCGGACACGCTCGTCTACGACCTCCTCGGCGACGGGGACGACGGTGCGACGCTCGACCGGCAGTGTACGATCGCCTTCTTCGACGGTGACTCGTCAGATACGGGCTGTAACTTCGACGACAGCGAGTCGTTCGCGACACAGGTCGGTTTATCCGCGGGCCACCACGCGAACGTGACCCTCGTCGCTGGCGACCCCGACGGTGGCGAGCCGAACGCCGTCTGCTCCGACGGGACGCGCATCACGGTGAGCGACACCGACACGTGTCCGAGCGGGTTCGCGCTCGACGCAGGTGAACCGCTCCCCGACGACGGTGCGTCGGTGATCGGACGGCGGGTCGTCTACGTCGACGGGACGACGGC
This window encodes:
- a CDS encoding type II secretion system F family protein, coding for MSLDTGSGLDRSVDSLGDLFYPLYQWLFDDDGDFVSDVETKLVQARMATTVELYLSRALAVGVLLGGVLWALGTFVGYSLFAFGIVSPDLFETGARIPNETVVAIIEAIKIPAAIAIIGLVMGSFGLVTGFGTLVAIPYSRASSREREINMLLSDSISFMYALSVGGLNQLEILEAMARAEDTYGEVAREFQSIVQETEYFGTDYRNAIQEQAIETPSDDLSQFLTDMLSIVNSGGNMQAFLSDKKDKHMRTAKQQQEVTLDTLELFGEMYMTLSLFPLLLIIILVIMSMLGEAQTIMLYATVYALIPLTGVMFMVLVSTVKRDEPGDGYLDPGGGDRVSHTANEGMFHLGLIEHYVGEFGIFDRIKSREGTFQTKQLLRNPHHFFRDHPVFTLALTAPAALVLVGFAAVSGAAPTTWGGMVQAPVWGTFVWVYVPLYLVLIPLGVFHEWNVRSRAAITGKLSDNLRKLSSANDTGQTLLESVNTVAETSSGKLADEFDVIYAKVNYGMSLREALVEFNNKYHIPRLARTVKLISKAQEASSQITQVLTTAAQASENQDDIERERRSRTRMQVAIILMTYLTLLGVMAILKTQFLDVMAGLTQQASSGGGSGSSQFGGGIDTQLLSLLFFHAVTLQAILSGIISGYIRTAKLMAGVKFVVILQTIALAVWLVVG
- a CDS encoding DUF7287 family protein, with the translated sequence MTDRAQTTIDFAIGTSVFLITVAFVVAFVPGIFQPFAEGPQEELAGIDRIADTLVYDLLGDGDDGATLDRQCTIAFFDGDSSDTGCNFDDSESFATQVGLSAGHHANVTLVAGDPDGGEPNAVCSDGTRITVSDTDTCPSGFALDAGEPLPDDGASVIGRRVVYVDGTTATVIVRMW
- a CDS encoding type II/IV secretion system ATPase subunit, which gives rise to MAIDDAESSDSEGFDGATALGLDHDAVGRSELPALLAAGEAAATRLDAAVTRVQDGATPVVKDLWTWEDYKEEFYYDESGNPPTDGEGEPVPFDPSDALGFDPEKTENVLSFAADLGAELDDVVDERTVDVDDGLDEDAFFRTEFGTTTVTNRYDLEKTVPLEKKTHFEEIDRYWVNKPYAYVVIFQSRKENEKKYYVVQPHTTPIEDDLLEFLRAKLQNAIKYADVEVAGGLDERERVIQDETYALLDRYDLYSETSGSGLLDTIASSVGVEDADGTVGRLLSRLGWRPAPDFDEDLSGLSVRPEPILVEEDADHLSEYQVEKLLYYLKRDFIGYERIDGIKHDINVEDISCDGYHSPVFVYHSDHEQIISNIYHGDDELDDFVVKLAQRSGKGISKRRPQVDATLPDGSRAQLTLGKEVSDHGTNYTIRQFKDVPFTPVDLINWKTFSLEEMAYLWLAIENNKSLIFAGGTASGKTTSLNAVSLFIPSNSKIVSIEDTREVELPQRNWVASVTRPSFSDDEQGEVDEFDLLEAALRQRPEYIVMGEIRGEEGRTLFQVMSTGHTTLTTFHADSVGEVLKRFTTEPINVSKTMFSALDLVSIQTQTRVGGRKVRRNKNLTEINFYDAENDEINVQDVYQWQAETDEFLRMSNSNTLEEIRFDRGWTRQTLEEELFKREVVLAYLIENGLNTYTQVAATVQAFINDEETILALMANDQLERSLEDLREMESVLIDIDPEKEAMVPRPDPNEEGLELCADLLDRAETELFEEYRGESVPGIDTALMDIDPAADVTPEAGDAMADAGIDATVDVPSATDDDVDRDATGEAVDLDDGSLFADDADDDTDDGSPVADTDDEFGITFDDGPSDAATDPGAGDWGAPDDATSGESAGEADADADAGFDVADTDAGFDADPNADGDDGADGDSDTESSPVPDAGADASETDDIEANAAETDTDDTDDTDDAETDTDDADDTEADMDEWGFGDVTDANADEED